CGGGGTGATGCCGGTGACCCAGATCGGCACCATCGCGCGCTCGGTGCAGCTCTCCGGCGCGCCGTTCCCGACCGCGCTCGCCGAGCGGTTCGAGCGGGTGGCCGACGACCCCGGGGCGGTCCACCGGCTCGGCGTCGAGCAGGCCGGCGAGATGTGCGCGAAGCTGTTGGACGAGGGCGTGCCCGGGATCCACTTCATCACGCTCAACCGGTCCACCGCGACCCGCGAGGTGTGGCAGTTCCTGCGGGCCGACGCGCGGGTGTGACCACCCGCCACACGACACCCGCGCCGCCCTTCTACGGTTGACCGGTGGTGGGCACACAGCTGAACTGGGACCAGTACGCGACCGCGTGGGCGCGGCTGCACGGTGGGTTCGATCCCCGTAGCGCCGCGCCCGTGGTGCGCGCCTGGCTGCGCTTCGCGTACCACGTGGGTTTCGTCCTGGGTCGGCTGCGGGTCGGCCCGACCGCGGTGACCGTGTTCGGGGTGCTGCTCTGCTTCTGCGTACCCCTGCTCGTGGGTCGGGCCGGCGACGGGCCGTTCCTGGGCGCGTTGTTCGTGCTGCTGGCCGCCGTGGCGGACAGCGTCGACGGCGCGGTGGCGGTGGCCACCGGACGGACCACCCGGCTGGGCTACGTCTACGACTCGGTCGCCGACCGGCTCGGCGAGGTGGCGTGGCTGATCGCGTTCTGGCTGCTCGGCGCGCCCGGCGCGTTGGTCGCCGCGGCCGGCGGCCTGTCCTGGTTGCACGAGTACGTGCGGGCCCGGTCCGTGTCGGCGGGGATGCGCGAGATCGGCGCGGTGACCGTGGGGGAGCGGCCCACCCGGGTGTGCGTGGCCCTGGTCGGGCTGCTGGTCGCCGGGCTCACCGGCCTGATCGACGTCGACCTGACCGCCGGCACCGTCACCATGGCCACCACGGTGTGGGTGCTGCTCGCCGGCTTCGGCCTCGGCCAGTTGCTCTCCGCGGTCCGCCGCGCGCTCGTCGACGCCGGCTGACCCGCCCGACGGGTGTTAAGCGGGGGCCCCGCCTCTACCGAAAACGTTAAGCGGGGGCCCCGCCTTACCACCCCGGCCCGACGGCGGCGGCGACGATCTCCGCGGAGAGGGTCACCATGGGCAGGCCGCCACCGGGGTGGGTGGACCCGCCGACCAGCCACAGCCCGGCGGCCGGGCCCCGGTTGGCCGGGCGCAGCAGCCCGCCCGCGGTGCCGTAGATCGCCCCGCCCGGCGCGCCGGTGGCCGCGTCCAGGTCGGCCGGGGTGCGGACCTCCGAGAACACCAGCCGGTCCCGCACGTCCACGCCCCGCTCGGCAAGCACGTCGAGGATCCGCCCCGCGTACGCCTCGGCCAGCCCCGGCCGCCGCCAGTCCACCGCGTCCGCGGCGGTGCCGTGCCGGGGCGCGTTGACCAGCACGAACCACGCCTCGTGGCCGTCCGGCCGGACCGCCGGGTCGTCGGCCACGGTGACGAACACGGTCGGGTCGGACGCCGGACGGGCCCGCACGCCGCGACCGGGGTCACCGAAGACGGCGTCGAACTCGGCGTCGTAGTCGCGGGGGAAGAAGACGTTGTGGTGGGCCAGCCCGGAGTCACCGCGTACGCCCAGCAGCAGCACGAAACCGGCCAGGCTGCGGTCGGTGAGCGCGGCCAGCCGGCGCGGGTTCGGCAGCAGGTCCCGGTAGACGGTGAGCGCGTCGGTGTTGGCCACCACCACGTCGGCCGGGACCGGCGCGGCCGACCCGGCGACGCGTACCCCGTGCACCCGGCCGCCGGCGGCGTCGATCCGGGTGACCGCCGCGTCGGTGCGCACCACCACGCCGAGGTCGAGGCAGCGGGACAGCAGCGCGTCGGCGAGCGTGCCCAGCCCGCCGCGCAGATACCAGCCGCCGTACGCCAGCTCGGCGTAGGGGACGGCGACGAGCGCGGCCGGGGCGCGGCGCGGGTCGGCGCCGGTGTAGGTGGCGTACCTGTCGAGCAGCATCCGCAGCCGCGGGTCGGACAGGTGCCTGCGGCCCAGCCCGCGCAGCGTGCGGCCGGGGGCGATGGCGGCGAGGTCGCCCAGCCGCCAGGCCAGCGCGGCCAGGTCGCGCGGCGAGTCCACGGTGCGGCGCAGGATGTCCCGGTGCGAGGCCGTCCACACCCGCTCGGCGCGGCGCCACAGCCGCTGCCAGTCGGCGGCGGAGCGGTCGCCGAACGCGGCGCCGATCCGGGCGGCGAACTCGTCCGGGTCGGCGCAGGAGTCAAGCGCGGGGCCGCCGCCGGGGAAGACGTGCCGCACGATCGGGTCCAGCGGCACCAGGTCGAGGTATTCGTCCAGTTTCGCGCCGGTGGCCTCGAACAGGTCGTGGAAGACCTGCGGCAGGGTGAGCAGGCTCGGCCCGGTGTCGAAGCGCCACGACCCCTCCGCGGTGTGGTGCGCGTACCGGCCGAGCTTGCCGCCGACCGTGCCGGCCCGTTCCAGGACGGTGACCTCGTGCCCGGTGACCGCGAGCCGGGCGGCGACGGCGAGGCCGCCCACGCCGGCGCCGATGACCACGATGCGCGCCATGGCGTGCCCCTCCTAGATGACCGGGCGACCCCGCCAGGTGAGCCGGCGTCGCTTCCGCAGATGGTACGACCGGACGGTCAGCCAACCGAGGACCACGACCGACACGGGGTGCGCCAGCGCGTCGGGCCAGGCCCGCCCGCCGGTGGCGCGGGCGCTGACCACCCGCCCGGCCGCCCCGGCCAGGTAGGCGCCGAACGCCGCGCCGGCCACCACCGGGGCGCCGGCCGCCAGCGCCCCGGCCGCCAGCAGCGGCGGCGCGGTGTAGAGCAGGAGCAGCAGCGCCAACACGACGGCCGCGGCGCTCGGGTGCCCGAACGTGGCCCACAGCGACTTGGTGTAGCCGTCGCGCAGTTGCGGCCAGTCGTCGTACATCCGGCAGGACGCCAGCCGGGAGCCGTCGGCCAGGGCGATCCGGCCGCCGGCCCGCTTCACCGCCCGGGCCAGCTCGATGTCCTCCAGCACCTTGTCGGCCACCGCCGCGTGCCCACCGGCCCGCAGGTAGCCGGCCCGGTCCACGACCAGGAACTGCCCGCCCGCCGCCGCGAGGGACGGCCGCCGCGAGCGTTCCATCGCCCGCAGCGGCAGGAACGTCAGCCACAACCACTGCAACAACGGCTGCACCAGCCGGTCCGCCGCCGTCCGCGCCACGATCCGGGGGTACGGCGACAGCAGCGTCACGCCCGCCGCGCGCAGCTCGGTCACCGCCGCCGCGACCGCGTACGGGGTGAGCACCACGTCGGCGTCGACGAAGGCCAGCACCGTCGGGCCCGGGTCGACGCGGGTGGCGAGCTGCCAGCAGGCGTGCGGCTTGCCCAGCCAGCCGGGCGGCGGGGCGACGCCGGTGAGCAGCGTGACCCGCGGGTCGGCGCCGGCCACCGCGCGGACCACGTCGGCGGTGCCGTCGCCGGAGCCGTCGTCGAGCACCACGATCCGCAGCCCGGGTACGCCGCGCTGGGCGAGCAGCGCGCGCAGGCACGGGGTGACCCGGTCGGCCTCGTCGCGCAGCGGCAGCAGCACCGCCACCGCCTCGGTCACCTCGGCCGGGCCGGCGGCCGGGCGGCGCAGCCAGGCGACCGCGTTGACGAGCGTGTGCCCGGTGAGCGCGGCGACGGCCACCACGAGCGCGAGGGCGGCGGTCATGCCGGCGCGTCGACCCGGGGCGGGGGAGCGTCGGCGCCGGCGCGGTCGCGGCGACCGCGCCACAGCACCACCGCCAGCGGCACCGCCGCCACCGCCATCCCGGCCGCGCCCCACAACGCGGACGCGGGCAGCCGGAGGAAGACCGCGTGCGCCAGCACGCTTGAGGCGTACGTCCAGAGGTAGAGCGCGAACATCGGGGCGTCGCGGCGGTCGACCCGGTCGACGGACGGCCCGGCGAGCGGGCGCAGCGCGGCGGCCAGCAGCACCGCGAAGCCCAGCCAGCCGAGGTAGTTGCTGACCGGGATGCCGGGCAACCCGGGCAGCGCCGGGCCGCCGCCGAGCCAGGTCCAGTACCCCTCGGCGACCATCTGCGGATCGAGGAACAGATCCCACGCAGCCAACCCCACCGCCGCGAGCGCAAGGCGGGGGCCCCGCTTAACGTTTTTGGTAGAGGCGGGGCCCCCGCTTAACACCTGGGTGATCCGGACCGCGGTGAGCCACGCCGGCCACGCCATCCACGTCCACGCCAGCGGGATGATCAGCGGCACGCCGGCCAGCTTCGGGCCCAGCTCGCCGGAGTAGTCGTAGCTGCCGAACGGGAACCCGGTGGCCACCCCGAGCGCCTCGACCGCGAACCCGCCGCCGGTGGCGACCGCGACGAGCGCGGCGGCGGCCCGGGCGCCGCGGGTGAGCAGCGCGTGGCCAACCGAGAGCAGCCAGCCGAGCAGCACGGTGGCCACGGTCAGCCCGGCCCGGGTGGCGCCGCCGGTGAGCGGGTAGCAGATCTGGGCGAGGACCAGCACGGCCAGCAGCGCCCAGGGCAGCCGGGCGCCTCTGATCGTGCCGCCTTCCGGTCGCGACCGCGGGGCCCGCAGGCCCGGTTCGCTCCTCGCGCTCACGTCCGGTCCGGCGCGGGCAGCGGCAGATCCCGGCCGAGCACGCCGAACGGCCGCTCGTCACCGGGGAAGTGGAAGTGACGCAGCACGTCGACGAAGCCGAACCGGCGGTAGAGCCGCCAGGCCCGCGACGCCTGCTCGTCCGCCTCCGGGGTGGACAGCAGCGTGGTGTCGCCCTCGGCCATGGTGAGCAGCGCCCGGAGCTGGCGGGCGCCCAGGCCGTGCCCCTGCGCCGGCGGCCGGACGTGCAGCTCGACCACCTCGAACGGGTGGCCCAGCCAGCGCTGCCGGGCCTCCGCCTTCAACGCCCGGTGCACCTGGTCGTGCCACCACTGGCCGGTGGCGCCGAGATAGCCGTACCCGAAGCCGGCCAGGTGCCCCTCCGAGGTGAGGCTGGCGACGGCGCGGAACCCGGGCCGTCGGACGTGGGTGGCGATGTAGCCGCGCCGGGCCTCCAACAGGTCGGCGCGGTAACCCATCGCCTCGCCGTAGACGGCCACCACGTCGTCCAGCCGCCGGACCAGGTCGTCCGGCGTCCAGCGCACCAGCCTCATGCGTTCCCTCTCGCCGAGTCGGGGTCGCCCTCGGCGGCGACCCAGCCGAGCACCGTACGGTCGCCGACCACGTCGCCCACCGCGAACCGCGCGAACAGTTCCTCCGCGTACCAGCCCTCGGTGGGGGTGCGGGTGATCGCGGCGCGGTGCTCGGGGGAACGGTACGCGAACGCGACCAGGTCCGTCGGATCACGCCACACGCTCACCGTGCCCTGCCAGCCCAGCGGCGCCTCGCCGACCCCCAGCCGGGCGAGCAGGCCGGGCGCGGCGTGCAGCTCGGCGGCGACCGGCGGGATCGCCCGCCAGAACGTGGCCGCCCGGCGGGGCCGCAGCCGGGCCCGGGTCAGCGCCAGCACCGGCCCGGTGACCCGCCCGCCGGTCGGCGTGCCGAACGGCTCGTGCCCGGACCACCGGCCCCGGCTGGTCAGCGGGCGCAGGTCCAACCGGACGGCAGCGTGGGCGATCCGGGCCCAGGAGCGGGCGACCGGGGAGGCGTCGAAGCCGGCCGCCGCGCCGGGGGAGTCCCAGACCACGAGCGCGGCCCAGCGGGTCAGGTCGGCGTCGCCCGGCCCGAAGCCGGTGCCGGTCCCGGTGCCGAGCAGCTTGGCGAAGCGGACGCCGGGCAGCCGGCGCAGCCGCGCCGGGTGGGTCGCCATCCGGGCCAGCGCCCCGGGCAGGGACCGCCGGGGTACGCGCCACACGTGCAGCGTGACCAGGTCGGGGTTCACGCCACCTCGGCCGGGGCGCCGCCGGTGATCCGCAGCAGTTCCGCGTACGTGGTGGGGAACACCGCCTGCGGTACGCCGCCGGCCGCCCACACCTCGTCGTACCCGGCGAGGGCGGTGTCGACGACGGTGCGCAACGGCCCGGGATGGCCGACCGGGGCGACCCCGCCGATCACCTGCCCGGTGTGTCGCTTGACGAAGTCCGGGCTGGCCCGGCGCAGATGGGTCACGCCCAGCGTGGCGGCCAGACCGGCGGTGTCCACCCGGTGCGCGCCGGAGGTGAGCACGAGCAGTGGCGCGTCGTCGGCGTCGAAGACAAGCGAGTTGGCGATGGCGCCGACGTCGACACCGAGCGCCCCGGCCGCCGCGGCGGCGGTGTGCACCGCCTCCGGCAGCAGACGAACGACGCTGGCCCGGTCGGACCCGTCGAGCGCCCCCGCCCCGTCGAGCGCCAGTTGCACCGCCCGCACATTCGGATGTGGCTGCATGCCCCCCATTCTCCCCCCACCCCTCTCCCACCCCACCCCACCCCGCCCCCGCCCTCGCCCTGGCGATCATGAAGTTGACGGCGATGTGGATCTCTGTCGGGGCCGTCAACTTCATGATCGCCGCGCCTCGGCCCGAGGGCGTCTCTTGTGGGCTTGATCAAGGAGTTTGCGTCGAGGTTCGACCTCGGTGATGACGCAAACTCCTTGATCACCCGGTTGGCGCGGCCCGCCTCAGCGGCCCGGCCGGCCCCCTCACTCACTGGTCAACGGGTTGCGCGGGTGGTGATGAGGGCTTCGATGCCGTCGAGGATGCGGGTGAGGCCGAAGTCCAGGGTGGGGTCGGGGGAGAATGCGGTGGGGGCGGGGGGATCGGTCAGGGCGGCGACCAGGGCGGGGAAGCGGGTCTCGCGACCGCGTACCAGCGCGGCGAACGCCGCCTCCCGGCCGGAGTCGGGTGGCAGGCCGGCCAGGTTGCGGGCGTGCCCGACCAGCAGCGCCGCCACGTCGAGCCGCTCGTGGGCGGTGAGCCCGGTGCCGGCGAGCGCGGCGACGACGCGTTCCACCCAGGACAGCTCGTTCGGCCCGGGCAGCCGGGCGCCCACGGCCGCCGCCTCGGCCCAGGGGTGCCGGCGGAACCGTTCGACCAGCCGCCGGGTCCAGTCGTCGAGCTGCACGCGCCACCCGTCGCCGGCCGGCGACGGAATGCCGGGTGCGGTCCGTCCGGCGTCCGAGCCGGCGTCCGCGTCCGAGCCGGCGTCGACCGGTGGCGGCTCGCCCAGCGCCGCGTCCAGCATCAGGGCGACCAACTCGGCCCGGCCCGGCACATAGCGGTAGAGCGCCATCTTGGTGACGCCCAGCGTCTCGGCGACCCGCTGCATGGTCAACCCGTCGAGCCCTTCGGCGTCGGCGACGGCGATGCCGGCGCGGGCCACGGCGGCCGGCGACAGGGTGGGGCGCGGCCCGCGCCGAGGCCCGGCCGGCATACCCCAGAGCAGCTCGAACAGCCGCTTCTTGTCCACCTCGCCGGCCCGCACGGTTGCCCTCCCACCTCCGGCGGCCCGGGTCCGCCGTCAGGCAGAGGATACGGTGGCCCGCCCGGGCCAGCCCGGGGTCGCCCGGACCCGGCCGTCGGCGGTCACCAGCAGGGCCGCGTACCCGTCCAGGGTGGCCAGCCAGTCCGGCGCGTCCGCGCCGCCGGCGACGGCCGCGGTCGCGTACACGTCGGCCCAGAGCAGGTCCGGGCCGACCACGGTGACCGACCGGACGGCCTGGGCCGGCCGGCCCGCGCGCGGGTCGGTGATGTGCGTGCCGCGCCGCGCGGTGCCGGAGGTGGCGACCGCGCCGCCGGTCCGCTCGACCACGTCGAGCATCCGCTCCGGCCGGTCCGGGTCCTCGATCCCGATCCGCCAGGCCGGCCGGTCCGGCGCGGCCCGCAGCAGTACGTCCCCGCCCGCGTTGAGGCACAGGTCGTGGCCGTCCAGGTCGGTCAGGTGCCGGGCGGCCCGTTCCACCGCCCAGCCCTTGACCAGGCCGGACGGGTCGAACCCGAGGCCACCGAGCGGCAGCGGCAGCCGGCGGGCGTCGAACCGTCCGCCGGTACGCGCGCGGGCCGCCTCGCAGAGCCCGGCCACCTCGCGTACCAGCGGGTCGGCGGTGGCCGCCGGGCCGGGCGGCGCGCCCCGGAGGCGGCCCAGCACGCTGTCCGGACGGTAGGTGCTGAACACCGTGTCGGCGGCGCGCAGCTCGGCGAAGACCCGCGCCACCCGTTCCTCGACCGCCCGGGTACGCACCCGCGGGCCGCGCAGGTGCACGCTGATCGGCAGCCCCATCACCTGCTCCACCCAGGCCCGCCGGTCCGGCCCGCTCACCGCAGGTGCGCCGCGTCGATGGCGGACTGGAGCGACTCCCGGTAGCCGTCGCTGGTGACGGTGGCGCCGGAGACGCTGTCGATCCGGGCGCTCTGCGCGGTCAGGGCCTCCTGCCGCAGGATCGGCACCGCGTAGTCGTTGATCTCCCGGTCCCGCCGGTTGCCGTCGGGCACCCGGACGGCCGTCACGTCGGTGATCTTCCCGCCGGAGACGGTGATCCGCACCTGCACCGGCCCCCATCGGGTCTGCGCCACCGATCCGGTCGCCGTGCCGCTCGCACCGCCGCCGATGCTGCCGCCGTCGGACCCGGTGCCGCCGTCGGACCCGGTGCCGCCCTCGGGCCCGGTGCCGCCGCCGGCGGGGTCGGAGCTGCCGCTCCACGAGCTGCCGCCCGGGTCGCCGCCGGTGGCGACCGCGCTGGTCTCCCCGCCCGCGCCCATGGTGCTGGTCCGGTAGCTGAACAGCAGCACCAGCGCGGTCACGGTGGACAGCAGCCAGATGGTGATCCGTCGCACGGATCCTCCCTTCGCGCCCGTCACCAGGCGAAGCGTTCGTGATGGACGTGCGCGTCGGGCACCCCGGCCGCGCGGGTCGCGGCGCGGACGGCGTCGACCCAGCCGTCCGGCCCGCAGAGGAAGACGTCGTGCCCGGCCACGTCGGGGGAGAGCCGGCGCAGCGCCTCGGCGTCGGCCAGCCCCTCGGCGTACGCGGGCAGCCAGGACGGCCGCGCCGCCCGCGGGCCGACCAGGTGGTGCACGACCAGCCCGCGCTCGGCGGCCAGCCGGTCCAGCTCGTCGCGGAAGGCCAGGTCATCAGCGGTACGCGCGCGGTAGGCGAGCACCGCCTGGCCGGGCGCGTACGGCAGCTCCCAGAGCAACGCCAGCAGCGGGGTGAGGCCGACGCCGCAGGCCAGCATGGTGAGCCCGCCGCCGCGCCAGTGCTGTCCGGTGAGCCGCCCGTACGGCCCCTCGATCAGCACCCGGGTGCCGGGGCGCAGGGCGGCCACCCGGGCACTGCCGTCGCCCAGGTCCTTGACCGTGATCCGCATCAGGTCCCCGTGCGGCGGCGCGGACAGCGAGTACGGGTGGGCGCGGGACCAGCCGGGGCCGTCCAGGAACCGCCAGAGCAGGAACTGCCCGGCCCGTACCGGCAGCCGGTGCAGGTCCCGCCCGCGCAGCCAGACCGAGGTGATCCCGGGCGCCTCGGGCACCACCGCGGCCACCTCGACCCGGTGCCGCAGCGAGCGCCAGGCCGGCACGCCGAGCCGCCAGATCAGCACGCTGGCCAGGGCCAGCAGGTAGACCGTCCACCAGTAGGCGCGGGCGAGCGGCGAGGCGAGGAAGTCGGCGCCGGTCCAGAGCTGGTGCGGCAGCGCCAGCGCGACCCCCAGGTAGGCGTAGAGGTGCAGCAGGTGCCAGGACTCGTAGCGCAGCCGCCGCCGGGCCGCGCGGACCGAGGTCACCACCACCAGCGCCAGCAGCGCCAGCGCCGCGGTGGCCAGCAACATTCCGGGGTACGTGAGGACCAGGTCCCAGGTCTCGGCGAGCACTCCCTGACGGGCGGTGCCGGCGTACCCGAGGACGGTCAGCAGCACGTGCGCCAGGAGCAGGTGGAACGAGACGAAGCCGGCGAGTCGGTGCCAGCGGGCGATCCGGTCCTGGCCGAAGCGGCGCTCGAACAGCGGCACCCGGGCCATCAGCACCACCTGGATCAGCATCAGGTCGGCGCTGACCAGACCGGCGAGCCGGCCGAGCGAGGTGAGCCCGGTGGCCGCGCCGGCCAGCAGCTCCTGCACCCCGCGGTCGGCGGTCCACAGGGCGGTGACGACCAGCAGGCTGAGCACCGCGAGACTGCCGGCGACGTCGGCCCACCAGGTGGGAGCGGCCGGCGGGACGGGGCGTACGGCCGGTCGGCCGGCCACGCCGGCGGTCACCGGAAGATCTTTTCGGTACGGCGGACGCTCATGGGGTAAACCGTGGGCCGGTGAGTTCCGGTTCTCCTTTGCCGGGGCTGTGCCCCGGCTGAGAATCGCGTCGCCCACCCGGCGTGTCTCCGGTGCGTCACACGTTGCGTTTTTGTCGGCGGGGAGGTGTACTGTCAGGGCAGTTAGAACGAGTGTTCGATTCGGTCGCGGTTGATCCAGTCCCCGCGCGATCGGGTCGCACACCGTCAGCAAGCTCCGGAAGCGGTGTTTCGCGGCACCGGCTTCCGGAAGGTGCGGCTCCGCGGGCCGCACCGGGCTTCGGACGTCGCGAGTCCGAGCCCATCTGGCAGGTCGTCGCCCGCCGCCCACGACCCCCGGGTGGCGGGCGACGGACCCGCCGGCACGCCGGCCGGGTGTGGGTGTGGGGAAGCGTCCCCACCCGGCCGGCCGCCAACACCGGTGCGTCTTCCTCCGCACCGACCGCTCCGGGCGACCGGGCGACGGTTCCCCGTCGCGCGACCGCCCGCCCCGGCCACACGCGGAGGAGAGACCCATGCCGACCAGTCCGGCCCAGGCGCCCACGGTGCCCGCGCACGTGCTGCCGCACCGCACCCCCGCTCAGCTGCTCGTGGTGGCCCGCGACGGGTTGGCCGAGGCCGCCCGCACCCGCCCCGACGGCCTCCGGTATGCCGCCGCCCACCTCGCGGCGCTGCGCGCCGCCGCTGCCGTGCTCGCCGCCCGCGCCCGCCCCGCGCCGACCCGGCGCAACCGGGTCACCAGTGTCTGGGTGCTGCTCGCCACCGTCGCCCCCGAGCTGGACGAGTGGGCCGCCCTCTTCGCCGCCGGCGCGAGCAAGCGGGCCGCCGCCGAGGCCGGCATCCCCCGGGTGGTCACCGCCCGGGAGGCCGACGACCTGCTCCGCGGCGCCGAACAGTTCGTGACCGTGGTGGAGTCCGCGCTCGGCCTGGCGCACCAACCGGCGCTCGACGGCCTGCACCGGCCCCTGGCTGCCGTGCCGCGTCGCGGGACGGCCGCCGCCTGAGTCGTGGCGCCCGGCCGCCATCGGCGGGACCCGGGTGGCCGGGCGCCGCTCCCCACGGCACGCGCGTGCCGACCGCAGATCCACCGCATCACACGATCCACAGCACTGCTGATCCACAGCGCCACCCACGGGCCGGGCCCGGGGCAGAACACGACGGGGGGTTGGTCCGATGGCGGGCCGCATGGTGGTCGGTTCCGCCGCCCTGGCCGAGCTGGTGCGTCCGGCGAGCACGCCCGACCCGGCCGGCGGCCACCGGGTGCTTCCCGTCCGGGCCGAGCTGACCGGGTTGCTGCCCAACCGCGGGCTGCGGCGCGGCAGCACCGTCGCGGTCGGCGTCGGCCGGCCCCGGCACAGCGGCGCCACCTCGCTGATCCTCGCCCTGCTCGCCGAGGCGTCCCGGGCCGGCTCGTGGTGCGCCGTGGTCGGCGTACCCACCTTCGGGGCCGGTGCGGCGGCGGAGGCCGGGATCGCGCTGGACCGGCTCGCCCTCGTGCCCGACCCGGGGCCGGAGTGGCCCACCGTCGTGGCCGCGCTCATCGACGGGATCGACGTGGTGGTCACCGCCGTGCCGACCTCGGTCTCCGCCTCGGTCTCCGCCCGGCTGGCCGCCCGGGCCCGGCAGCGGGGCAGCGTGCTGGTCCCGTACGGCCGGTGGGACGGCGCGGACGTGACGCTCCAGGTGGTTCGCGGCGTCTGGCAGGGGCTCGGGCCGGGCCGCGGTCGGTTGCGCCGCCGCGAGGTGACCGTCTCGGCCCGCGGTCGGGGCGCTGCCGCCCGGCCCAAGGAGATCAAGGTGTGGTTGCCCGGCGACGAACTGACCCGGGTGATCCCGCGCTCGACCGGGCCCGCCGTCCCACCCACCGTCCCGGCCCGCCGGCTGCGCGTGGTGAC
The genomic region above belongs to Micromonospora sp. WMMD1128 and contains:
- a CDS encoding TetR/AcrR family transcriptional regulator; the protein is MRAGEVDKKRLFELLWGMPAGPRRGPRPTLSPAAVARAGIAVADAEGLDGLTMQRVAETLGVTKMALYRYVPGRAELVALMLDAALGEPPPVDAGSDADAGSDAGRTAPGIPSPAGDGWRVQLDDWTRRLVERFRRHPWAEAAAVGARLPGPNELSWVERVVAALAGTGLTAHERLDVAALLVGHARNLAGLPPDSGREAAFAALVRGRETRFPALVAALTDPPAPTAFSPDPTLDFGLTRILDGIEALITTRATR
- a CDS encoding monooxygenase, with product MNPDLVTLHVWRVPRRSLPGALARMATHPARLRRLPGVRFAKLLGTGTGTGFGPGDADLTRWAALVVWDSPGAAAGFDASPVARSWARIAHAAVRLDLRPLTSRGRWSGHEPFGTPTGGRVTGPVLALTRARLRPRRAATFWRAIPPVAAELHAAPGLLARLGVGEAPLGWQGTVSVWRDPTDLVAFAYRSPEHRAAITRTPTEGWYAEELFARFAVGDVVGDRTVLGWVAAEGDPDSARGNA
- a CDS encoding YbaK/EbsC family protein, with protein sequence MQPHPNVRAVQLALDGAGALDGSDRASVVRLLPEAVHTAAAAAGALGVDVGAIANSLVFDADDAPLLVLTSGAHRVDTAGLAATLGVTHLRRASPDFVKRHTGQVIGGVAPVGHPGPLRTVVDTALAGYDEVWAAGGVPQAVFPTTYAELLRITGGAPAEVA
- a CDS encoding CDP-alcohol phosphatidyltransferase family protein; its protein translation is MVGTQLNWDQYATAWARLHGGFDPRSAAPVVRAWLRFAYHVGFVLGRLRVGPTAVTVFGVLLCFCVPLLVGRAGDGPFLGALFVLLAAVADSVDGAVAVATGRTTRLGYVYDSVADRLGEVAWLIAFWLLGAPGALVAAAGGLSWLHEYVRARSVSAGMREIGAVTVGERPTRVCVALVGLLVAGLTGLIDVDLTAGTVTMATTVWVLLAGFGLGQLLSAVRRALVDAG
- a CDS encoding FAD:protein FMN transferase, producing MSGPDRRAWVEQVMGLPISVHLRGPRVRTRAVEERVARVFAELRAADTVFSTYRPDSVLGRLRGAPPGPAATADPLVREVAGLCEAARARTGGRFDARRLPLPLGGLGFDPSGLVKGWAVERAARHLTDLDGHDLCLNAGGDVLLRAAPDRPAWRIGIEDPDRPERMLDVVERTGGAVATSGTARRGTHITDPRAGRPAQAVRSVTVVGPDLLWADVYATAAVAGGADAPDWLATLDGYAALLVTADGRVRATPGWPGRATVSSA
- the crtI gene encoding phytoene desaturase family protein, which translates into the protein MARIVVIGAGVGGLAVAARLAVTGHEVTVLERAGTVGGKLGRYAHHTAEGSWRFDTGPSLLTLPQVFHDLFEATGAKLDEYLDLVPLDPIVRHVFPGGGPALDSCADPDEFAARIGAAFGDRSAADWQRLWRRAERVWTASHRDILRRTVDSPRDLAALAWRLGDLAAIAPGRTLRGLGRRHLSDPRLRMLLDRYATYTGADPRRAPAALVAVPYAELAYGGWYLRGGLGTLADALLSRCLDLGVVVRTDAAVTRIDAAGGRVHGVRVAGSAAPVPADVVVANTDALTVYRDLLPNPRRLAALTDRSLAGFVLLLGVRGDSGLAHHNVFFPRDYDAEFDAVFGDPGRGVRARPASDPTVFVTVADDPAVRPDGHEAWFVLVNAPRHGTAADAVDWRRPGLAEAYAGRILDVLAERGVDVRDRLVFSEVRTPADLDAATGAPGGAIYGTAGGLLRPANRGPAAGLWLVGGSTHPGGGLPMVTLSAEIVAAAVGPGW
- a CDS encoding carotenoid biosynthesis protein translates to MRGARLPWALLAVLVLAQICYPLTGGATRAGLTVATVLLGWLLSVGHALLTRGARAAAALVAVATGGGFAVEALGVATGFPFGSYDYSGELGPKLAGVPLIIPLAWTWMAWPAWLTAVRITQVLSGGPASTKNVKRGPRLALAAVGLAAWDLFLDPQMVAEGYWTWLGGGPALPGLPGIPVSNYLGWLGFAVLLAAALRPLAGPSVDRVDRRDAPMFALYLWTYASSVLAHAVFLRLPASALWGAAGMAVAAVPLAVVLWRGRRDRAGADAPPPRVDAPA
- a CDS encoding glycosyltransferase family 2 protein encodes the protein MTAALALVVAVAALTGHTLVNAVAWLRRPAAGPAEVTEAVAVLLPLRDEADRVTPCLRALLAQRGVPGLRIVVLDDGSGDGTADVVRAVAGADPRVTLLTGVAPPPGWLGKPHACWQLATRVDPGPTVLAFVDADVVLTPYAVAAAVTELRAAGVTLLSPYPRIVARTAADRLVQPLLQWLWLTFLPLRAMERSRRPSLAAAGGQFLVVDRAGYLRAGGHAAVADKVLEDIELARAVKRAGGRIALADGSRLASCRMYDDWPQLRDGYTKSLWATFGHPSAAAVVLALLLLLYTAPPLLAAGALAAGAPVVAGAAFGAYLAGAAGRVVSARATGGRAWPDALAHPVSVVVLGWLTVRSYHLRKRRRLTWRGRPVI
- a CDS encoding GNAT family N-acetyltransferase, which encodes MRLVRWTPDDLVRRLDDVVAVYGEAMGYRADLLEARRGYIATHVRRPGFRAVASLTSEGHLAGFGYGYLGATGQWWHDQVHRALKAEARQRWLGHPFEVVELHVRPPAQGHGLGARQLRALLTMAEGDTTLLSTPEADEQASRAWRLYRRFGFVDVLRHFHFPGDERPFGVLGRDLPLPAPDRT
- a CDS encoding ferredoxin reductase family protein; translated protein: MTAGVAGRPAVRPVPPAAPTWWADVAGSLAVLSLLVVTALWTADRGVQELLAGAATGLTSLGRLAGLVSADLMLIQVVLMARVPLFERRFGQDRIARWHRLAGFVSFHLLLAHVLLTVLGYAGTARQGVLAETWDLVLTYPGMLLATAALALLALVVVTSVRAARRRLRYESWHLLHLYAYLGVALALPHQLWTGADFLASPLARAYWWTVYLLALASVLIWRLGVPAWRSLRHRVEVAAVVPEAPGITSVWLRGRDLHRLPVRAGQFLLWRFLDGPGWSRAHPYSLSAPPHGDLMRITVKDLGDGSARVAALRPGTRVLIEGPYGRLTGQHWRGGGLTMLACGVGLTPLLALLWELPYAPGQAVLAYRARTADDLAFRDELDRLAAERGLVVHHLVGPRAARPSWLPAYAEGLADAEALRRLSPDVAGHDVFLCGPDGWVDAVRAATRAAGVPDAHVHHERFAW
- a CDS encoding FMN-binding protein, with protein sequence MRRITIWLLSTVTALVLLFSYRTSTMGAGGETSAVATGGDPGGSSWSGSSDPAGGGTGPEGGTGSDGGTGSDGGSIGGGASGTATGSVAQTRWGPVQVRITVSGGKITDVTAVRVPDGNRRDREINDYAVPILRQEALTAQSARIDSVSGATVTSDGYRESLQSAIDAAHLR